In Symphalangus syndactylus isolate Jambi chromosome 14, NHGRI_mSymSyn1-v2.1_pri, whole genome shotgun sequence, one DNA window encodes the following:
- the IL36A gene encoding interleukin-36 alpha isoform X1, with the protein MTELSLEVAALKIDTPQRGSIQDINHRVWVLQDQTLIAVPRKDRMSPATIALASCRHVETLEKDRGNPIYLGLNGLNLCLMCAKVSDQPTLQLKEKDIMDLYNQPEPVKSFLFYHSQSGRNSTFESVAFPGWFIAVSSEGGCPLILTQELGKADTTDFGLTMLF; encoded by the exons CATTGAAAATTGACACGCCTCAGCGGGGGAGCATTCAGGATATCAATCATCGGGTGTGGGTTCTTCAGGACCAGACCCTCATAGCAGTCCCGAGGAAGGACCGTATGTCTCCAG CCACTATTGCCTTAGCCTCATGCCGACATGTGGAGACCCTCGAGAAAGACAGAGGGAACCCCATCTACCTGGGACTGAATGGGCTCAATCTCTGCCTGATGTGTGCTAAGGTCAGTGACCAGCCCACACTGCAGCTGAAG GAAAAGGATATAATGGATTTGTACAACCAACCCGAGCCTGTGAAGTCCTTTCTCTTCTACCACAGCCAGAGTGGCAGGAACTCCACCTTCGAGTCTGTGGCCTTCCCTGGCTGGTTCATCGCTGTCAGCTCTGAAGGAGGCTGTCCTCTCATCCTTACCCAAGAATTGGGGAAAGCCGACACTACTGACTTTGGGTTAACTATGCTGTTTTAA
- the IL36A gene encoding interleukin-36 alpha isoform X2 produces the protein MEKALKIDTPQRGSIQDINHRVWVLQDQTLIAVPRKDRMSPATIALASCRHVETLEKDRGNPIYLGLNGLNLCLMCAKVSDQPTLQLKEKDIMDLYNQPEPVKSFLFYHSQSGRNSTFESVAFPGWFIAVSSEGGCPLILTQELGKADTTDFGLTMLF, from the exons ATGGAAAAAG CATTGAAAATTGACACGCCTCAGCGGGGGAGCATTCAGGATATCAATCATCGGGTGTGGGTTCTTCAGGACCAGACCCTCATAGCAGTCCCGAGGAAGGACCGTATGTCTCCAG CCACTATTGCCTTAGCCTCATGCCGACATGTGGAGACCCTCGAGAAAGACAGAGGGAACCCCATCTACCTGGGACTGAATGGGCTCAATCTCTGCCTGATGTGTGCTAAGGTCAGTGACCAGCCCACACTGCAGCTGAAG GAAAAGGATATAATGGATTTGTACAACCAACCCGAGCCTGTGAAGTCCTTTCTCTTCTACCACAGCCAGAGTGGCAGGAACTCCACCTTCGAGTCTGTGGCCTTCCCTGGCTGGTTCATCGCTGTCAGCTCTGAAGGAGGCTGTCCTCTCATCCTTACCCAAGAATTGGGGAAAGCCGACACTACTGACTTTGGGTTAACTATGCTGTTTTAA